The Tripterygium wilfordii isolate XIE 37 chromosome 18, ASM1340144v1, whole genome shotgun sequence nucleotide sequence TTGCACATCCAGGCTCGTTAGAACTATTGCGTGCATTCCCGCATGTGTTACTGATGGATGCTACGTATAAAACTAATAGGTTTAGAAtgcctctatttgagattgtggGCGTGACTTCAACGAAGATGACATTTTGCATAGGATTTGTTTTCTTACAAGCAGAAAAGGAGGACAATTATACTTGGGCACTGAATTGTTTGCGGTCAACATTGGATGAATCAACTTTTCCAAGAGTTATTGTAACTGATAGAGATTTGGCATTGATGAGGTCGTGTGCCCAGGTATTTCCCGAGTCGATGAAACTGCTGTGTAGATGGCACATCGACAGAGCTGTTATAGCTCACTGCAAGAAATCATTTCCAGACAATGCATCTTGGGATGCATTCTACTCCATGTGGCACATATTACTGGAATCAGAAACTGAAAATGTGTATCATTACAATTTATCTGCTTTTGAGGTAAATTTACAAAGCTACTCCAAGGTCGTGAATTatattaaagatgtatggttgatgccatataaggagatgttcaTAACTGCCTGGACAGACACATATATGCATTTCGGCAACCTGACCACTAACAGAGCTGAGAGTCAACATTCGAAGTTGAAACGATACTTGGGCACATCACAATCAGACTTGGAGTCATCAGTGTTGTCTATTCATCAACTTATCCAAGGTCAGCTAACAGCAATAAAAGCTAGTTTGGAGAAGAGCAAAAATATTGTCCTACATCGATTCAAAACGAGTATGTTCCGAGAATTACGGGGTTTTGTCTCAGTGGATgcgttgaatctgatttggttgGAATTTGAACGATCTAAAGTTGTTGGAGAAGACATCTACTCTTGTAGATGTAAACTTCGTACGAGTAATGGACTGCCATGTGCGCACGAGCTTGCAATATACACGAATGAAGATCGTCCTATACCACTTGCTTGCATTGATAAGTTTTGGAAAAAACTGGACCTATTGCCAAGTGTCTCACATGTCAATGATGATATCGATTGTAGTGTCGAGctacaaatgttcacagaacaaTTTAAGCATCAATCAAGGCCAGGTAAAGTCAGTCTACTaaggaagttgagggagataattaatccatcaataaCTGCTCTTCTTCAACCAGTTGTTAAGACAAATATTCGTGGACGCCCCTCCTCAAAGAAAAAAGTAGAGAAATCAACTCGTTGTAATCAGAACGCATTCGATTTTGTTCAGAACGATTTGAATCATTCTCAAGGTCTAGGTAGACACAATTATTCATCAGTTCGCCcctcctcaaagaagaaagtagacagATCTACTAGTGGTGATGCGTCTGCATTCGAGTTCGTTCAACAAGATTTTTGTTCTTCTCAGGAACCAGGTAGACACAGTTGTTCATCTCTTTACAGCACCCCACCACTTCCTACGCAAAGGATTTCAAGATCGAGGTCAACTGCCTATGAGCATGTATATCTTAGTCAGTTCCCACCTAtattgcatccttacattatgttCGTAAAAGATGTAAGAGCTGATGGAAATTATGGCTTCCGGGCTATTGCTGGATTACTTGGTTTTGGAGAGGATGCATGGGTAAACGTTCGGCATAACTTGATTGACGAGTTGAGAACATTTTGGGCAGAGTATGTTgatctatttggtggttatgaacGGACATGTTCCATTTACAACTCACTTGACTTTTGGGAACCCGATAGACCAGCACCACTTcagaactggatgacaatgcctgACATGGGTCATTTGATTGCTTCAAGGTACAATGTTATATTACATCTCCTTAGTTCTGAACAGTGCTTGACATTTTTACCACTGCGATCAATGCCTCCCCCGCTGCATGAACATGTTACTATCACTATCGGGTTTGTTAATAGTAATCACTTTGTCCAGATTGCCTTAACagagggttacccgatgcctcccattatgattcaatggtttacaTATAGATATGAttgcgcagctgcatgggttACACCGTACACGGAACAACTTGCATCATACATTCAATGTAGACGTTCTACatttccttctgaaaccattgtattataatttacataattgtaagagtattgaaatgttatttgtctgtattttagttgaatatttGACAAATTTAGTTAGCCTATATAGTCCCGCCGATGTCATCTGTGTCATGATTACTTACAAAGCTATGCCCTATATATTATAGGAgtgaagaaagtaaaaaaaaatggtccATATAGTCCCGCCGCGTGTAATTCGTCATCCCATGGGTCCCGTTTGAAAACCTGTGACTATAAGCACACCATTTCTCCAACTTCTACGAGCCAAAGTCAACAAATTTGACTATGAAGTCTAAAAAAGATTAAAGGAGTCTTTATTTGGTTTATTGGGTATGTAAAGAGAAAGGTTCTTCGGCACAGAGTGAGGGAGATGTCTGAGAAGAAAAGCCtgctaaattttgtttttttgtggcCAGTGGGAAGGAAGGGATTAGGGCACTTGAGAAAAAGACAGTCGGACAAGACAGTtgagagaaaaagtaaaaagtaaaatcctcaaaatataatattaaaaaaattactgtAAAGAACATGCAGTGTGTGTCTGTCTTTCATGTTTTGCATTGGAAATTGCATTCGAGAGCTGGGAAAGCTATTCCCTATACATTATAGGggtgaagaaagtaaaaaaagggGTTTATATAATCCCACCGAATCACAAAAGAGATCTGGTATGGCAGGAGAGGGCGGCTGCACAGGAGCAAATGGAGAAAAGGTGTAAGAGAGATGAGATTTTGGCAGAAAAAATAGAAGAGAGATGAGTAAAGGAGAAAAGGTGTAAGAGTGGCAGTAGAGATAAAAGGGAGAAAGAGGTCATATACAGGGGGCAGAAATTaagagaccaaaaaaaaaagaagaaaaagagaggtttTTCGTGTGAGAGAAAAAGGGAGAACAAGCAGaaaaagaggaaacaaaaaagagaagaggAGAGAGTAGCCgcaagagagaaaggagagcaaaaaccaagagagagaagggaaacCGGAGTGCAAGAGAGAAGTAGGAGAAACGGGTAGGAAGGCAGAGTAGCTGGAGGCCAAGAGAAACagtaaggagaagaaaaggattcTGTCTCTTCTAGCTTGGGGTCGAAAAGGTGATGATTCACACACACTTTCATCTTTAGTTCTGATTTTCGTTTTTGTGTGTGCTTCAATCTCCGCAAATTTTTGGATATCAATTTGCTAAACCCATGTGTTGCTCCATGCCTCCATGCTTAAGCCAGATTCGTTTCTTTGACCCATACCAGTGTTAATCGTGTCATACCGGACCCTGTTTCAATACCCTTGGTTCGATTTCATGATTGTGGTTTTGCAAAGCTTTCGGATACCTTTCTCCTGGTTCTATTCCAATGTGTATGATCTATAatatgttttggatttgaaggatgcttgtttgttctttgttgttgatgtcCGGTTTAAACATATTGTTCACTGTGGTAATATTTGTTTAAATACTTGATTTAGTTTGTCCAATATACGAAGGTTGATGCCTGTATGTGGGTTATGGGTGCATGTAGGAATTGAATAAAAATCTGGTCTGTGCAAACATTTGCTTGTTCATATGCTcaatatgtatatctatatgcaactggtgtatatgtgtttgtatatgggTATGGGTCTATCATGTACATGTTTatatggtgtgtatgtatatatatatatgggttcgTCTGTGTccatgtttatatatgtatatatatggtgtgtatatattataggccgtgtgtgtgcgtgtatatatatatatatatatatgtgtgtgtgtatggtgtctgtgtgtatatatatgtcgtACGTGTATATATGCATCTGTCAGTGTATGTACATGTGTAGATACCGTGGGTTATGTGTGTAcattttatgtgtttatatatgtgtatatgtatgtatatgtggttTGTagatgtatatgtgtatattatcatatatgttaTATACGTGTAcatgaatctttaaatatggatttggtttgatattatatttgaatacccatttgaccattcttatgttcgatttgttgggtttggaccgGGATTGGGActacttgggccgaagggcatacttagaggatttgggtcggatttgagcaatgggtctcaaGGGCAATGTcggatttttgtacatttgtataagtTTTTTAATGTcattatttatgtataattgtaaagtgtaaactttgtagtagtgtagcaaaaatagtaaaaatgcatacatgaat carries:
- the LOC119983993 gene encoding protein FAR1-RELATED SEQUENCE 5-like, translating into MKLKTNDDWMVRVVCRVHNHSAALYMEGHSYVGKLSAAENEILIDMSNNLVKPRNILYTLKNRDPNNVSTIKTIYNARQKFRTAEKAGKSQMQQLMSSLHQYEYVFFTRSNDETNQLEELFFAHPGSLELLRAFPHVLLMDATYKTNRFRMPLFEIVGVTSTKMTFCIGFVFLQAEKEDNYTWALNCLRSTLDESTFPRVIVTDRDLALMRSCAQVFPESMKLLCRWHIDRAVIAHCKKSFPDNASWDAFYSMWHILLESETENVYHYNLSAFEVNLQSYSKVVNYIKDVWLMPYKEMFITAWTDTYMHFGNLTTNRAESQHSKLKRYLGTSQSDLESSVLSIHQLIQGQLTAIKASLEKSKNIVLHRFKTSMFRELRGFVSVDALNLIWLEFERSKVVGEDIYSCRCKLRTSNGLPCAHELAIYTNEDRPIPLACIDKFWKKLDLLPSVSHVNDDIDCSVELQMFTEQFKHQSRPGKVSLLRKLREIINPSITALLQPVVKTNIRGRPSSKKKVEKSTRCNQNAFDFVQNDLNHSQGLGRHNYSSVRPSSKKKVDRSTSGDASAFEFVQQDFCSSQEPGRHSCSSLYSTPPLPTQRISRSRSTAYEHVYLSQFPPILHPYIMFVKDVRADGNYGFRAIAGLLGFGEDAWVNVRHNLIDELRTFWAEYVDLFGGYERTCSIYNSLDFWEPDRPAPLQNWMTMPDMGHLIASRYNVILHLLSSEQCLTFLPLRSMPPPLHEHVTITIGFVNSNHFVQIALTEGYPMPPIMIQWFTYRYDCAAAWVTPYTEQLASYIQCRRSTFPSETIVL